In the genome of Gloeotrichia echinulata CP02, one region contains:
- a CDS encoding aldehyde oxygenase (deformylating) has translation MQQLATQSEIDFHSDIYKDAYSRINAIVIEGEQEAHENYIQLAQLLPDNHDDLIILSKMENRHKKGFEACGRNLKVVPDLQFAQEFFAGLHANFQTAAAAGKVVTCLLIQSLIIECFAIAAYNIYIPVADDFARKITESVVEDEYKHLNFGEAWLEANFADSKTELEQANRENLPIVWKMLNQVEADAKILGMEKDALVEDFMISYGEALSNIGFSTRDIMRLSAYGLTAA, from the coding sequence ATGCAGCAGCTTGCAACTCAATCGGAAATTGATTTCCACAGTGACATCTACAAAGACGCCTACAGCCGTATTAATGCGATTGTGATTGAAGGAGAACAAGAAGCCCATGAGAATTACATCCAACTAGCCCAACTGCTGCCGGACAATCACGATGATCTAATTATCTTATCGAAGATGGAAAATCGCCACAAGAAAGGATTTGAAGCTTGTGGACGCAATCTTAAGGTAGTGCCAGATCTCCAATTTGCCCAGGAATTTTTCGCTGGATTACATGCAAACTTCCAAACAGCAGCAGCAGCAGGTAAAGTCGTCACCTGCTTGCTGATTCAGTCTTTGATTATTGAATGCTTTGCCATAGCAGCATACAATATTTACATTCCTGTGGCTGATGATTTTGCCCGCAAAATCACGGAAAGTGTGGTCGAAGATGAATACAAACATTTGAATTTTGGAGAAGCCTGGTTAGAAGCAAATTTTGCCGATTCTAAAACGGAACTAGAACAGGCAAATCGCGAAAACCTCCCCATTGTTTGGAAAATGCTGAATCAAGTGGAAGCCGATGCCAAAATCTTGGGCATGGAAAAAGATGCTTTGGTAGAAGATTTCATGATTAGCTACGGAGAAGCATTAAGTAATATTGGCTTCAGCACTCGTGACATCATGCGCCTGTCAGCCTACGGACTTACTGCCGCTTAA
- a CDS encoding carbohydrate ABC transporter permease: MSKSNGNLKGANFLSLGVLLLGAVIVLLPLFVVFLTSFTPGGASAEGLAKNNWTFANYRDAWDRGKFLLAFANSTLVAIAVTGFQIATSALAGYALARLKFRGRQALLLIVLATLVIPFSLLVIPIFLVLKWGHMINTYWALILPTAVNGFGIFLLRQYFQTIPVELEEAAAIDGANRLQILWRVMLPLARPALVTLFLFTFIGEWNDLFKPLVFTTRPELRTVQLALAEFQEQYTNNWPLMMAAVTITTVPVMVLFLIGQRQFLRGIATTGMKN, translated from the coding sequence ATGTCCAAATCAAATGGGAATCTGAAAGGAGCCAATTTTCTGAGCTTAGGAGTCCTACTACTGGGGGCTGTGATTGTTTTACTACCCCTGTTTGTCGTCTTCCTTACTTCTTTTACTCCAGGAGGAGCAAGTGCAGAAGGTTTAGCCAAAAATAACTGGACTTTCGCTAATTACCGGGATGCATGGGATCGGGGTAAATTTTTGTTGGCGTTTGCTAATTCTACCTTGGTAGCGATCGCCGTGACGGGGTTTCAGATTGCGACTTCGGCATTGGCAGGTTACGCCCTGGCTAGGTTAAAATTTCGGGGTAGGCAAGCCCTACTGCTGATTGTCTTGGCAACTTTAGTGATTCCCTTTTCGTTGTTGGTGATTCCCATCTTTTTGGTATTGAAGTGGGGACACATGATCAATACCTATTGGGCGCTAATTTTACCAACAGCTGTGAATGGCTTTGGGATTTTCCTGTTACGTCAATATTTCCAGACAATTCCCGTGGAGTTGGAAGAAGCAGCAGCGATAGACGGGGCCAACAGGCTGCAAATTTTGTGGCGAGTCATGTTACCTCTAGCCCGTCCCGCTTTAGTGACGCTGTTTTTGTTCACCTTTATCGGCGAATGGAACGATTTGTTTAAGCCCTTAGTCTTTACCACCCGTCCAGAATTAAGAACCGTGCAGCTAGCCTTGGCAGAATTTCAGGAGCAATATACCAATAATTGGCCCTTGATGATGGCTGCAGTGACAATTACGACCGTACCAGTCATGGTGTTATTCCTCATCGGTCAGCGCCAGTTTCTTCGCGGGATTGCGACAACGGGAATGAAGAATTAG